The DNA sequence GGCTGGCGGCTGGTCAACCCGCTGATGCGGGCCGGCTGGGGCACCGACTCGATGCCGGAGACGGCGGAGAACGTGGCCGCCGAGTACGGCGTGGAGCGGGCCGCGCAGGACGCCTTCGCGCTGCGGTCCCAGCAGCGGGCCGCCCAGGCCCAGGCGAGCGGCCGGTTGGCCACCGAGATCGTGCCGATCGAGGTGCCGCAGGGCCGCAGGGACACGGTGACCGTTTCGGTCGACGAACACCCCCGACAGACGTCGCTGGAGAAGCTGGCCGCCCTGCCGACACCGTTCCGTGCCGGCGGTACGGTGACCGCCGGCAACTCCTCCGGGGTCAACGACGGCGCGGTCGCGCTGCTGGTGGCCAGTGACGCGGCCGTCCGGCGGTACGGTCTCACCCCGCTGGCCCGGGTGGCCGGCGCGGCCACCGCTGGCGTCGAGCCCCGGGTGATGGGCATCGGCCCGGTACCGGCCACCCGCCGATTGCTCGGTCGGCTGGGCGTCGAGCTGTCCGAGGTGGACGTCGTGGAGCTCAACGAGGCGTTCGCCGCGCAGGCGGTGGCGGTGCTGCGGGAACTGGGCCTGCCGGCCGAGGCGGAGCACGTCAACCCGAACGGCGGGGCGATCGCCCTCGGGCACCCGCTCGGGGCCAGCGGGGCGCGGCTGGCGCTGACCGCTGCGCTGGAGCTCGGGGTCCGCGACGCCGACCGGGCGCTGTGCACGATGTGCATCGGGGTCGGGCAGGGCATTTCCCTGCTGCTCGAGTCGGCCAGCTGAGATAGTGCCGATCTGCCGATCCGGTGGGCGGGTGTCGGGCCGGATCAGGGCAATGTCGTGAACCTGCCAACGGTGCACATTCCACCGTCGTGGCGTTAGCATGGGCCGGCGCCCGGTGCGGACGGCTGGTGCCCGTGCCGACCCCGCCCGTCACGCCAGGGCCGACGCGGACGTCGCGAACGAGCTGGAGGCAGGATGGCGGAGCAGGCCAGTGGAGTCCCGGCCGGAGTAGACCTGAGCCGCCCCAGCGCCGCGCGGGTCTACGACTACTTCCTCGGCGGGGCCCACAACTTCGACGTGGACCGGCAACTCGCCGAGCAGATCGCCGCGATGACGCCGCACCTGGCGGAGACCATGCGGGCCGGTCGGGCGTTCCTGCGTCGGGCGGTGCGGGCGCTGCTCGCCGACGGCGTCGACCAGTTCCTGGACATCGGCTCCGGCATCCCGACGGTGGGCAACGTCCACGAGGTGGCCCACGCGGTCAACCCGGCGGCCACCGTGGTCTACGTGGACATCGACCCGGTGGCCGTGGCGCACAGTCGGAGCATCCTGGCCGAAGTGGAGCGGGCCGCGGTCCTGCAGGCCGATCTGCGCGAACCGGAGGCGATCTGCGCGCAGGCCGCCGCGACCGGTCTGATCGACTTCACCCGTCCGGTCGGCATCCTGCTCGCCGGGGTGGCGCACTTCGTGCCCGACGCCGACGATCCGCAGGGCGTACTGCGGCGGCTGCGGTCGGCCGCGGCGGTCGGCAGCTACCTGGTGATCTCCCACGCCACCTACGAGGACCAGCCGCCGGAAGTGCTGGCCGCGCAGCGGTTGTCGGCCCGGACCGACACCGAGATCACGTTGCGCTCGCGAGCCGAGGTGACCGCGATGTTCGGTGACTTCGCCATCGTCGACCCGGGAGTGGTCCATCTGCCACTGTGGCGGCCGGACCCGGACGCCGACGTGGACGCGCACCCGGAGCGGTTCGGCGCCTTCGGCGGCGTCGCCCGCCTGGACGCCGCCGCGGTCTGACCATGGCGACGTCCGAGACGGGCGATGGCGGTGCCGATCCCGAGGGTGTGCGACGCTTCGCCCGGAACTGGGCGACCGCCGCCGCCGGGCTCGGCTATCTGCCGTTGAGCCACGCCGAGACCGCCGACATCCTGCACGGGCACACGCTGCGGCTGGCTGCGGCGGTGCTGGCCGGGACGTTCGACGGCCAGGCCGGCCGGGACGTCGGGCGCTGGCTGGTGGAGGGCCACCTGACCGAACCGGCCGTGCTGGGCTGGACCGTCCAGGCCCTCGGCGAGGACTTCCTGCCGCTGGTGCTGCCGCAGCTGGCGACGTCGGCACCGGCCCGGGAACGGATCAGCCACCTGCAGGGCGCGCTCGCTGAGGGGTACGCCCGGGCGCTGCGTAACCGGACCTTCGCGCAGCAGTCCAGCATCCGGCAGGCGGCCTGGTCCGCCCGGGACGCTGCCGAGCAGGCGTTGCGCGACAGCGAGGTCCGGTTCCGGGCGGTATTCACCGGCGCGGCGATCGGCATCGGGCTGGCCGACCTCGACGGGCGGATCATCGACGTCAACCAGGCGTTCGCCGACATGCTCGGCTACACCATCGCGGAACTGCGGGAAATCAACGTCGGGCAGCTGTTCCACCCGGACGACGCGCCCGGCATGTACCAGTTCTACCTTGAACTCATCGAGGGTAAGCACGACCGCGCCCGGGTGGAGAAACGCTACTACCGCAAGGACGGCGCACCGATCTGGACGGACCTCGCGGTGTCGCTGATCCGGCACGACGACGGCCGACCCCGGTTCACCGTCGCGATGGTCGAGGACATCACCGACCGGTACGAGCTGCAGGAGCGGCTGCGTTTCCAGGCCGAGCACGACCCGCTGACCGGGCTGCCCAACCGGGTGCTCTTCTTCGACCGGCTCGCCCTGGCGCTGGCCGACCCGGACGGTCAGGTCGGCGTCTGCTTCCTGGATCTCGACGGCTTCAAGTCGATCAACGACGGGCTCGGTCACGACGTCGGCGACCAACTGCTCGCCGTGGTGGCGCGGCGGCTCGCCGACAGCGCCGCCGACTCCGGGCACCTGGTCGCCCGGATGGGCGGCGACGAGTTCGTGATCCTGGTGACCCGCTGCACCGGCACGCCGCAACTGGTCGGTGTCGCCCAGGCCGCCCTGGCCGCGCTGGCCGCCCCGGCCCAGGTCGACGGGCATCAGCTGACCGTGTCGGCGAGCATCGGCGTCGTCGCGTCGCCGACGGCCGGCACCACCCCCACCGAGGTGATGAAGGCCGCCGACACGACGCTGTACTGGGCCAAGGCCGACGGGCGGGGCCGGTGGGCGGTCTTCGATCCGGTACGCGGCGCGCGCGACGTCACCCGCTCGGCGCTCGCCGCCGCGCTGCCGGCCGCGCTGGACCGTGGCGAGTTCGTCGTCGAGTACCAGCCGATCACCCGGCTGTCCGACCGGACGGTGTCCGCCGTCGAGGCGCTGGTCCGTTGGCAGCATCCGCAGCTCGGCCGGCTCGGGCCGGACCGGTTCGTCGCCCTCGCCGAGGAGACCGGGCTGATCGTCCGGCTCGGCCGGTGGGTGCTGGAACAGGCCTGCCGGCAGGCCAGCCGGTGGCGGGCCGAGCACCCGCAGGCGCCGATCGTGGTCAGCGTCAACATCTCCGCCCGCCAGGTCAGCGACCCGCAGCTCGTCGGGGAGGTGGCCGGGGTGCTCACCCGGACCGGTCTGCCACCGGAGCTGCTGCAGCTGGAGCTGACCGAGAGCGCGGTGATGGCCACCGGCGGCGAGCCGCTGCCGGCACTGCGTCGGCTGGCCGGGCTCGGTGTCCGGTTGGCCATCGACGACTTCGGTACCGGCTACTCCAACCTCGCCTACCTGCGGCGGATGCCGATCCACGTGCTGAAACTCGCCGGTCCCTTCGTGGAAGGGATGCGGGTGGCCGGTCCGGAGGGCGACCGCGACGAGCGGATCGTCGACGCGCTGGTCCGGCTGGCTCACGCGCTCAACCTGACGGTCACCGCCGAGGCGGTGGAGACCGGTGAACAGGCGGACCGGCTGGTGGCACTCGGCTGCGACCAGGCCCAGGGCTGGCATTTCGGCCGTCCGGTGCCGGCCGGGGAGATCACCGAGCGGTTGTCGCGTGGCCCGGACCGGCCCGTAACCGGACCGTGAGGTCGACGGCTGCGTCGTGGGCGAGCCGGTCGGCCGTGTCCCGGCCGAACCGCACCAGATCCGGCACGGGTACGCCGTACGGCCGCTGCCCGGCGTACGGCGCGATCCGGTCCGCGGCCCTGGCCAGCAGCCGCGCCGCGCCGGCCAGGTTGCCCCGCCGCGCGTGGGTGAGCCCGACCGCCAACTGGGCCAGCCCGCGCCAGAACTCACGCTCCACCGGCGGCGCCGCCTTCCAGGCCGACTCCAGCACCTCGTGGGCGTGGAACGGCCGGCCGGCGTCGAGCAGCCGCTGCGCCTCGTCGAGCGCGTCGTGCGGGGTGAGCGCCAGGTCGTCGGGCATGGTCGGTACGCCCGACGCGCCCGGCGGCAACGGCCGACCCAGTTCGTCGCGCGGCCGGGCGTTGCGTGGCCGACCCGCGGGGTCTCGGTCCCGCTTTGGACGGTGGTCACCTGGCGACGGACGGGCCATCGGTCAACAGTAGTGCGGGCGACGGGGCCGGCCGGTCAGCGGGTGCCGGCCACGGGCAGTTCGCCGAATCTGGCGCTGCCCTTGCGTACCAGGTCCGCTGGCAGCCGGCCACCCCAGCGCGGATCGAGGACGACGGCGAGGGCCTCCTGGCCGGTCAACGCCGTCGGTAGCGGAGTGCTCCGGGCCGGGCCACCGCGGCATCGGGCCAGATCCAGCTGGATCAGGGTGCCGTCGGCTCGGTGGTACCGCACCGAGCGGCCACCGAGGCAGGCGTCGGAGACATCGTCGAAAATCACCGTGCCGCCGTTGGCCAGTGGGTAGCAGATCTGGCCGGCGGCGCAGCCCGCCGCCAGCACGTCGTCCGGCAACTGGTCGGCCGACAACGAGAACCGGATCAGCAGGGGGCCGTCTCCCCGGTCCAGTTGGAGCTGCACGGCCACCACGCCAGCCGACCCGGCCGGGTCGACCTTGGCGTACCCGCTGATTCTGCCGGCCGGCAGCAGCCGGGTGAGCAGTTCCAGCGCACCCTCCGCCGTGACCGGTGCGGTGTCGCCGATGGTGACCGGCGGGATGTCGAGGTCCCACACGGCGACCGGGCAGTTGGCCACCTCGGTGGGCGCGGCCGGCAGCGCGGTGACCGTGGCCGTGCCGCCGTTGACGTCGCACCCGGACCGGACCGTCGGCTCGCCGGTAGCCGGCGACACGGGTGCGATGCTCGTCGATCCGGCCGGTGCCGCCGGCTGACCGACGCCCGGCGCACCGACGTCGGGCGGTCCACCGCCCGGTACCGGCAGCCCGACCCCCACCACCGTCGGAACCAGCAGTACGGCACCGGTCGCCAGGGCGGCGGCGATCCCGACGCCGGCGGCCCGTCGGTTGCGGCGGCGCCGCCGCCCGAGGCGCACCGACTCGGCGACCAGCTCCCCGATTGGTGGGGCCGGCCGAGCGGCCAGCTCCTGTTCCAGCAGTCGCCTCATCTCACCTGCCACGGTGACCGCCTCTCCGGTGCCGCTGGCTATGTCCGCCGGCGCCGGTTCGGCGCCCGTACCCGGCATGACGTCCCGGCCGGGCGGTCCGGTGACAGACCGCGCCGGACCGCTTCCAGCCATCGGCGGTGCGCCGTCGCCTCGAGCACACGCCAAGTCAACGGCCGATTCCGACGTGCGACGATTGGTGGCATGGGCAGACTGCACGCCGGGATCGACGGTCGGCTGCGCGAATTCATCGAAGCTCAACCGATGTTCTTCGTGGCCACCGCGCCCTCCGGCGGGGCCGGGCACGTCAACGTGTCGCCCAAGGGGATGCGGGGCGCGTTCGCGGTGTTCGGTGAGCATCAGGTCGGGTACCTCGACTACCACGGCAGCGGTGTCGAAACCGTGGCACATCTGCGGGACAACGGCCGCATCACGGTGATGTTCTGCGCCTTCGACGGTCCGCCCCTGGTCGTCCGGTTGCACGGCGTGGGCACGGTGGTGCCCGTCGACGACCGGCGCTTCGCCGCGCTGGCCGGTGCCTTCGGCGACGCGCCCGACCGACACGGGGTGCGAGCGGTGATCGTCGTCGACGTGCAGCGGGTCAGTGACTCCTGCGGGTACGGCGTCCCGCTGATGGACTATCGCGGGGATCGCGACCTGCTGGTCCGGGCGCACTCCCGGCGGACCGCCGAGGACCTCGCCGAGTACCGGGCGACCCGCAACGCGGCCAGCATCGACGATCTGCCCGCCTTCTCCTGACCGCCCGGTCGACCACACGTTACGTTCGTGCGGCGCCGGGGTAGGAGGCGACCCACGCCGCACCACCGGGCCCGGCCCGGCCGGCGGACGTTGCGGGACTCCGCAGATGGAGGCGGTCGCGGCGGCCGGGTGACGGGTTCGACGAGCGAGGGTGACCAGCGATGACAGAGGGTGAGCGACCGGTCGGCGCCCCGACGGTGCCGGCTCCGCGACCGGCCGTCCCCGCCTTGCTCGCCGCCGCCCTCGACCGGGCCGGCGAAACCAACCGGCTGATCCGGGAGCGCGACTGGAGCCGCACCCCACTCGGCGCGCTGGACGGTTGGCCGGCCAGTCTGTGCCAGGCGGTCGGCATGATGCTCTCGTCGCAGGCCCAGATCGTGCTCTACTGGGGGCCGCAGCTGCGTGCCTTCTACAACGACGCCTACCTGCCCACCATCGGCGCGAAGCATCCGGCCGCCCTGGGTGAGCCCGCCGCCGAGCACTGGTCGGAGCTGTGGGACGTGCTGGAGCCGCTGTTCGCCGGGGTGGTCGAGAGGGGGACCGCCTACCGTGGCACCGACCATCCGTTCCTGCTCGAGCGGCACGGCTTCCTCGAGCAGACCTACTTCGACGTCTCCTACGACCCGCTGCGGGTCGAGGACGGCAGCGTCGGGGGTGTCTTCTGCATCGTCAGCGAGACCACCGGACGGGTGCTCGGCGAGCGTCGGATTCGCACCCTGGCCGGGCTGGGCAGCCGGTTGTCCGACCTGCAGAGCCAGGCCGACCTGCGCCGTGGTGTGCTGGAGGTGCTCGACACCTGCCGCGATGACATCCCGTTCGCCCTGCTCTACCTCGGATCGGACGCGGACTCCGCACGGCTGGCCGGCTGCACCGGCATCGCGGCGCAGACCGTCACCGCGCCGCCGCAACCGAGCCCGGGAGATGCCCCGTCCGCGCTGCTGGACGCCTTGCACAGCGGTACCGCGCGGACCGCCCGGGCGGCGGACTTCGTCGCCGTACCACCGGACACGGCGGCGCCGGAGGTGCTCGTCCTGCCGATCAGCGCGGCGACCGAACCGGTCGGTGCCCTCGTCCTCGGCCGCAGCCGGCACCTGCCGTTCACCAGTGACTACCGCGACTTCTTCGACCTGCTGACCACCCAGATCTCCAGTGCGGTGACCAGCCAGCGGGCCTATCTGCACGAGCGGGCCCGGGCCGCCGAACTCGCCGTGATCGACCAGGCCAAGACCGACTTCTTCGCCAACGTCAGTCACGAGTTCCGGACCCCGCTGACGTTGCTGCTCGGCCCGATCGAGGATCAACTCGCCGACGTGGACCTGCCGGTGCCACATCGCGAGCGGGCCGAGATGATGCACCGCAATGCCCTGCGCCTGCTCAAGCTGGTCAACACCGTGCTGGACTTCTCCCGGCTGGAATCCGGTCGGGCGCGAGCGGCGCTGCAGCCGGTCGACCTGGCCGACTTGACGAACCGGTTGGCCAGCACGTTCCGGTCGGCTGCCCAGCGGGCCGGGCTGGACCTGGTCGTGCATTGCCCACCGCTGCCCGGGACCGTGCAGGTGGACCCGGATCTGTGGGAGAAGATCGTCCTCAACCTGCTGTCCAACGCGGTGAAGTTCACCTTCGACGGCACCATCACCGTGCGGTTGCGGGCGCTCGACGCGTCGGTCGAGCTCACCGTCGCCGACACCGGGGTCGGTATTCCCGCCGCCGACCTGCCGCACCTGTTCGAACGGTTTCACCGGGTAGCCGGCACCCGGGCCCGCAGCCACGAAGGCACCGGGATCGGGCTGGCGCTGGTCCGTGAACTCGTCCAACTGCACGGCGGGACAGTCGCGGTCCGCAGCGAACCCGGTCAGGGCAGTGTCTTCACCGTCGAGATCCCGGTCGGCACCGGGCCGACCCCGCCGGCCGGCCAGGACCCTGAACGCCCAGCCGGCCAGGACCCTGACCGCCAAGCCGGGCGCGACGAGGTCGGCGACACCAGGCAGCTGTACCTGGCCGAGACGCAGCGGTGGAGCGTCGGGCCGGCGCGGGAAGTGATCGAGCAGCCACGGGTCGACCAGCCCGTCGGACGGGTCCTGGTCGCCGACGACAACGCCGACCTGCGGGACCACGTGACCCGGTTGCTGGCACCGCACTGGCAGGTGGTCGCCGCGGCCGACGGTGCCGCGGCGCTGGCCCTCGCCACCCGTACCCCCTTCGATCTGATCCTGACCGACGTGATGATGCCGGAACTGGACGGTTTCGGCCTGGTCACGGCGTTGCGTGCGGACCGGCGGACCCGGCATGTGCCGATCGTCGTGCTCTCCGCCCGGGCCGGGCCCGAGGCCGCCGTGCAGGGCCTGTCCGCCGGTGCCGACGACTACCTGGTCAAGCCGTTCGCGGCGCAGGAACTCGTCGCCAGGGTGCGGGCCAACGTCGAACTGGGTCAGCTGCGCGGCCGGATCATCCACCAGCTGCGGGCGCTCGCCGACGCAGCCGTCGCGGTCAACACCGCGCAGACCACCAGCGAGGTGCTGCGGGTCGCGGTCGAGCACATCCAGCAGCTGGTCCGGGCGTCGAAGGTGGTCGCCACCGCCCCGGGTGCCCGCTACGAGGCGGACGGTGGCGGCCAGCCCTCCGCCGACCCGGCGACGGTCACCCCGTTCATCGGTGCCGACGGGGAACGGCTGGGCGAGTTGTCGGTCTGGCCCTTCGACGGCGCCGGCGCCGACCCGGACACCGACGAGGCGGCGCTGGCGGAGTTCGCCCGGATGGTCGGGCTGCGGCTGGGCAACGCCCGGCTGTACGAGGCGGAACACCGCATCGCCAGCACACTGCAGCACAGCCTGCTGCCCCAGACGCTGCCCCGGGTGCCCGGCGCGCTGATCGCCAGCCGCTACCTGCCCGGCAACGCCGAGGCAGAGGTCGGCGGCGACTGGTACGACGTGGTGGAGGTCGGCGGTGGCCGGCTGGTCCTGGTGATCGGCGACGTGGTCGGCAAGGGTGTGAACGCGGCGGCCACCATGGGTCAGCTGCGCAACGCGCTGCGGGCGTACCTGCTGGAGGGGTTCTCGCCCGGTGACGCCCTCACCCGGCTGAACCGGCTGGTCACGACGATGGGCCGGCGTTCCCTCGCCACCGTGGTCTGCCTGTGGTTCGAACCGTCGAGCGGTGTGCTGCGCTACGCCAGCGCCGGCCATCCGCCACCGGTGGTGGCCGACGGCGCAACGGTGGGGCTGCTGCACGACCGGGCGCTCGGCCCACCGATCGGGGCGATCCGGGGCAGCCGCTACGACACGTCGACCGACCGGCTCGCCGTCGGCAGCCGACTGATCTGCTACACGGACGGGCTGATCGAGGACCGCACCGTGGGCATCGACGCCGGTCTGGACCAGGTCCGGGCCGACGCCAGAGCCGGCGGTGACCACGTCGAGGAGCTCGCCGACCGGCTGCTGCGCCGGGTGGCCCGCCGGCCCCGTCGTGACGACGTCGCGGTGCTGGTGCTGGAGGCGACCGACCTGGACCGCCTCAGGATGCGGCTGCCGGCGCAGGCGCGGGCACTGGCGCTGCTGCGTCGACGGCTGGCGGACTTCTTTGCCGCGCACCGGATCGGCGACACCGACCAGTTCGATCTGACCGTGGCGATCTCCGAGGCGGCGGCCAACGCGATCGAGCACCCGGTCACCCCCGCGCAGCCGGACATCTGGCTGGAGGTCGGTATCGACGGGGACGACCTGGTCGCAAGCGTGCGGGACAGCGGCGGTTGGCGGGAGGCCTCCGACACCGGGTTCCGAGGTCGGGGACTGGCGTTGATCGCCGCCCTGGCCGAACTGCGGATCGACCGGGACGGGCAGGGCAGCGAGGTTACGTTGCGCCGTCGACTGGCTCCCCGACCGGATCCGGCCTGACCATCCGGGCCGGGCTGCCGGCCCGGATCGCCTCGGCGGCCAGCCACGGCTGCCCGCCGAGGCCGGAGATGTCCAAAACCCGGCGGACCTGCCGGGACGGCAGCACCGTCAGCGCCTGCGGGTAGCGGTCGGTGAGCTGGAGCAGCGCGTGGATGGCCGCCGAATCGAAGAACGAGACCGTACGCAGATCGAGGGTCACCTTGCCGGCGTCCTCGTGGATCGCGGCCTGGTACATGTGCTCGGCGGTGGCCATGTCCACCTCGCCGTTGACAGTGACGGTCAGGTGGTCACCGTCCAGGTCACTGGTGGCGGAGAAGAGCTGCTCCGGACCCTGCTGATCCACGAACGTAAAGATGGCACAACTGTGCGGATCCAGCAAGATTCGGCGGTAAACGGTCGGTCGCTCAGCGTGTGGGTGGCGGCCCGGTCGCCGGCCGGTCGGGTCGGCACCGACGGCGCTAGGCTGGACGCATGACCTCCGTCCGCGCTCCGCTGACCCCTGGAAAGATCTCACCGTGGCGGCCGGTGCCGGCGCACATCACCCGGCCGGAGTACGTCGGTCGCAAGCAGCCCGCACCCTGGCGCGGCTCGCACGTCCAGTCCCCGGACACCATCGAGCGGATGCGGGTGGCGGGTCGGCTCGCCGCCCGGGCCGTGCAGCTCGCCGGTGAGCACTGCAAACCGGGGGTCACCACCGACGAGATCGACGCGGTGGTGCACGACTTCCTCTGCGACAACGGCGCCTACCCGTCGACCCTGGGCTACAAGGGGTTCCCCAAATCCTGCTGCACCAGCCTCAACGAGGTCGTCTGCCACGGCATCCCCGACTCCACGGTGCTGGCCGACGGCGACATCGTCAACGTCGACGTGACCGCCTACATCGGCGGGGTGCACGGCGACACCGACGCGACCTTCTGCGTCGGTGAGGTCTCGCAGGAGGCCCAACTGCTGGTCGAGCGGACCCACGAGGCGATGATGCGGGGCATCCGGGCGGTGGCCCCGGGGCGGCAGATCAACGTGATCGGCCGGGTGATCGAGTCCTACGCCCGTCGGTTCGGCTACGGTGTGGTACGCGACTTCACCGGCCACGGCATCGGTGAGGCGTTCCACAGCGGGCTGTACGTTCCGCACTACGACAGTCCACGGCCCACGGACGTGATGGAACCGGGAATGACGTTCACCGTCGAGCCGATGATCACGCTCGGCACGCACGAGTACGACATGTGGCGGGACGGCTGGACGGTGGTCACCAAGGACCGCCGGTGGACCGCCCAGTTCGAGCACACGATCGTGGTCACCGAGGACGGCTTCGAGATCCTCACCCTGCCCTGACCGGACCGGGGCCCAGCAGACTGGTCTCACAGTGGTCGAGCCAGCGGATCTCCGCCTCAGCCCGGAACAGCATCGCGTCGAGCACCAGTCGGCCGACGCGGTCGACGTCGGCCGACCTCGCTCTGGCGCGGGTCAGCTCCCGTACCGCGTCCAGGGTTGCCGCCCGTTGCGCCGCGACCACCCCGCGTACGTCCGCCCCTGGCGTGCTCAGCGCGAGGGCGATCTTCACCGTCAGTTCGTCGCGGCCTTGGCCGACGCGGTCGACCGGGCTGCTGAACCAGGTGGCCAGCGCGTCCCGGCCGGCGGCGGTGATGGCGAACGGCCGCTGCCCGGCCGCGTTGCCCGCCAGCGCACGCACCAGCCCGTCGCGTCGCAGCCTGGCGAGCGTGGTGTACACCTGTCCGATGTTGAGCGGCCACGCCCCACCGGTGGTCTCCTCGAAGGCCGCTCGGAGCTGGTACCCGTGCATCGGGCCCCGGTCGAGCAGCGCGAGCAGTCCGTGGCGGATCGACATGCCAGCTGAGTATGCATACCGGGTAGGTGGGCGGCAACCGGGATCATGAATCGCGGTTCCGGTCACGCTTGCGCCGGGCCGGCCCGGCCAGGTCGCGCTTGCGCCGGGATGGACTGGCCAGGTCACGCTCAGCCGGGCCGGCCCGGCCAGGTCGGCACAGCCGGTGTGACGCCGGCCGCCTGTCGCCAGCGGGTCGCGCGGACCGCGTACTCGATCAGGACGGTGAGCGCTGCCTCGCGCTCCGTGCCCGAGGTGACCGGCAGTACCGCCCGCCAGACGGCCGCGACCCGCTCCTCCACCTCGGCGGCCAGCCGCATGGCGCTGGTCGCGTCGGTGACCGGGAACGGCAGCTGATAGGCCGGGTCGACCGGCGGCGCGGCGGCACCGACCCGCAGGATCAGCTGGTCGCGCCGGTCCCGGTGGGCGGCCTCGGCGTCGTGTGCCCGGGCAGCGGCGTCGCCGTCGAGATGGACCCCGAGCACGCCGTAGGCGAAGATCGCCGCGTACTCGGCGGTGAGTGCCTGCTCCCATCCGTCAGCCACGGTCGGCGCTCCTTCTGATCCGGTGGTCCACGTTTATCGGAGCACCTCGAGGTGGCAGGCGCGGGCCGCGGCGATCGAGCCCAGTAGTGCGGCCCGGTCGGCTGCGGCGGTGTGGCACGCCGCGGCGGCCTCGGCTGCGGCGGCCTCCTCTGCGGACCGCAACGCGGTGAGTGCGGCGGCCCGGTCGACTGGCGGGGCCGAGGTGCCGGTCCCCGGCGTGGCCGTGCCCGACGGTACGGCGGAGCCCGGGGCGCTGGGCTGGCCGCCCGGGTCGGCGGTCGTCGGGGCCGGTAGGGCGATCCCGGTCAGCCGGCTGAGCTCCTCGGCGTGCGTCCGGTGGGTGGCGACGACCGGGGCCAGCAGCGGGCCGAGCTCTGCTGTCGTGGTCATCGCGGCGTCGTACCGCGCCACCAGGTCCAGGGTGGCGGCGAGCAGTCCGGCGAGTGGATCCGGCTCCGGTTCGGGCTCCGGCTCACCGCCGAGCAGGCCGCATCCGGCCAGCCCGGCCGGGACGGCGACGG is a window from the Solwaraspora sp. WMMD792 genome containing:
- the pcaF gene encoding 3-oxoadipyl-CoA thiolase, with the translated sequence MPAAYLVAGVRTPFGRYAGALAPVRPDDLAAHVIRELVARHPSVDWDAVDDVVLGCANQAGEDNRNVARMAALLAGLPTRTSGTTVNRLCGSGLDAVAIAARSVVAGEADLVVAGGVESMSRAPFVLPKAATAYARTAEIHDTTIGWRLVNPLMRAGWGTDSMPETAENVAAEYGVERAAQDAFALRSQQRAAQAQASGRLATEIVPIEVPQGRRDTVTVSVDEHPRQTSLEKLAALPTPFRAGGTVTAGNSSGVNDGAVALLVASDAAVRRYGLTPLARVAGAATAGVEPRVMGIGPVPATRRLLGRLGVELSEVDVVELNEAFAAQAVAVLRELGLPAEAEHVNPNGGAIALGHPLGASGARLALTAALELGVRDADRALCTMCIGVGQGISLLLESAS
- a CDS encoding DUF309 domain-containing protein, yielding MARPSPGDHRPKRDRDPAGRPRNARPRDELGRPLPPGASGVPTMPDDLALTPHDALDEAQRLLDAGRPFHAHEVLESAWKAAPPVEREFWRGLAQLAVGLTHARRGNLAGAARLLARAADRIAPYAGQRPYGVPVPDLVRFGRDTADRLAHDAAVDLTVRLRAGPGHATTAR
- a CDS encoding EAL domain-containing protein, with the translated sequence MATSETGDGGADPEGVRRFARNWATAAAGLGYLPLSHAETADILHGHTLRLAAAVLAGTFDGQAGRDVGRWLVEGHLTEPAVLGWTVQALGEDFLPLVLPQLATSAPARERISHLQGALAEGYARALRNRTFAQQSSIRQAAWSARDAAEQALRDSEVRFRAVFTGAAIGIGLADLDGRIIDVNQAFADMLGYTIAELREINVGQLFHPDDAPGMYQFYLELIEGKHDRARVEKRYYRKDGAPIWTDLAVSLIRHDDGRPRFTVAMVEDITDRYELQERLRFQAEHDPLTGLPNRVLFFDRLALALADPDGQVGVCFLDLDGFKSINDGLGHDVGDQLLAVVARRLADSAADSGHLVARMGGDEFVILVTRCTGTPQLVGVAQAALAALAAPAQVDGHQLTVSASIGVVASPTAGTTPTEVMKAADTTLYWAKADGRGRWAVFDPVRGARDVTRSALAAALPAALDRGEFVVEYQPITRLSDRTVSAVEALVRWQHPQLGRLGPDRFVALAEETGLIVRLGRWVLEQACRQASRWRAEHPQAPIVVSVNISARQVSDPQLVGEVAGVLTRTGLPPELLQLELTESAVMATGGEPLPALRRLAGLGVRLAIDDFGTGYSNLAYLRRMPIHVLKLAGPFVEGMRVAGPEGDRDERIVDALVRLAHALNLTVTAEAVETGEQADRLVALGCDQAQGWHFGRPVPAGEITERLSRGPDRPVTGP
- a CDS encoding SAM-dependent methyltransferase — protein: MAEQASGVPAGVDLSRPSAARVYDYFLGGAHNFDVDRQLAEQIAAMTPHLAETMRAGRAFLRRAVRALLADGVDQFLDIGSGIPTVGNVHEVAHAVNPAATVVYVDIDPVAVAHSRSILAEVERAAVLQADLREPEAICAQAAATGLIDFTRPVGILLAGVAHFVPDADDPQGVLRRLRSAAAVGSYLVISHATYEDQPPEVLAAQRLSARTDTEITLRSRAEVTAMFGDFAIVDPGVVHLPLWRPDPDADVDAHPERFGAFGGVARLDAAAV
- a CDS encoding pyridoxamine 5'-phosphate oxidase family protein, translated to MGRLHAGIDGRLREFIEAQPMFFVATAPSGGAGHVNVSPKGMRGAFAVFGEHQVGYLDYHGSGVETVAHLRDNGRITVMFCAFDGPPLVVRLHGVGTVVPVDDRRFAALAGAFGDAPDRHGVRAVIVVDVQRVSDSCGYGVPLMDYRGDRDLLVRAHSRRTAEDLAEYRATRNAASIDDLPAFS